A genomic window from Halorubrum lacusprofundi ATCC 49239 includes:
- a CDS encoding bifunctional 4-hydroxy-2-oxoglutarate aldolase/2-dehydro-3-deoxy-phosphogluconate aldolase, which translates to MNETLSRLVDSGVVAVLRGVEADQLIEITEALRDGGVTAVEITADTPNVAEKLSEVAGSFDDEVVVGTGTVLDSETARTTLMAGAEFVVSPSLHEDVIETCNRYGAVSAPGVMTPTEAIRGYEAGADFVKVFPAKTVGPAHLGAMKGPLGQIPMMPTGGVGPDNAADYIDAGAFAVGAGGALVDYDAAARGDYESITETARQFVQVVEDARGDD; encoded by the coding sequence ATGAACGAGACGCTCTCACGGCTCGTCGACAGCGGCGTCGTCGCGGTGCTGCGCGGGGTCGAAGCGGACCAGCTGATCGAGATCACGGAGGCGCTACGCGACGGCGGTGTCACCGCCGTTGAGATCACCGCGGACACGCCGAATGTCGCCGAGAAGCTCAGCGAGGTTGCGGGTTCCTTCGACGACGAGGTCGTCGTGGGCACCGGGACGGTCCTCGACAGCGAGACCGCCAGAACGACGCTGATGGCCGGCGCGGAGTTCGTCGTCTCGCCGAGCCTCCACGAGGACGTGATCGAGACGTGCAACCGCTACGGCGCCGTCAGCGCCCCCGGCGTGATGACGCCGACCGAGGCAATCCGCGGCTACGAGGCCGGTGCCGACTTCGTGAAGGTGTTTCCTGCGAAGACCGTCGGGCCGGCCCACCTCGGCGCGATGAAGGGGCCGCTCGGCCAGATCCCGATGATGCCGACCGGCGGCGTGGGCCCCGACAACGCCGCAGACTACATCGACGCCGGCGCGTTCGCGGTCGGCGCGGGCGGCGCCCTCGTCGACTACGACGCGGCCGCGCGCGGCGACTACGAGTCGATCACCGAGACCGCCCGCCAGTTCGTGCAAGTGGTTGAGGACGCGCGCGGCGACGACTGA
- a CDS encoding elongation factor EF-2 produces the protein MGRRKKIVQECERLMDEPDNIRNIAIAAHVDHGKTTLSDNLLAGAGMISQDTAGEQLAMDTKEDEQERGITIDAANVSMTHEYEDTNHLINLIDTPGHVDFGGDVTRAMRAVDGALVVVDAVEGAMPQTETVLRQALREGVKPALFINKVDRLISELQEGPQEMQERLMSVIADVNELIRGMAENMDDIPEDWTVSVEDGTVGFGSALYKWGVSMPSMQRTGMDFGDIMDLEQNDKRDELHERTPLSDVVLDMVCEHFPNPVDAQPRRVPRIWRGDAESELADTMRMVNEDGEVVFMVTDISMDPHAGEIATGRVFSGTLEKGQELYVSGTAGKNRIQSVGLFMGSEREEVDRVPAGNIASVTGLRDAIAGSTVSSVEMTPFESIEHISEPVITKSVEAQNMDDLPKLIETLQQVAKEDPTIQIEINEDTGEHLISGQGELHLEVITQRIRDNQGIPVITGEPIVVFREQPQEASREVEGQSPNRHNKFYLTVEPMAQEIVDAIQLGEVSMDMPELERREALQEAGMDKDTSQNVEDIHRTNILIDDTKGIQHLNETMELVLEGLQEALDDGPLAAEPVQGSLFRLHDAKLHEDTIHRGPAQVIPAVRNAVHRSLIDGEVRLLEPIQDVRIDVPSEHMGAASGEIQGRRGRVDDMYQEGDLMVVEGIAPVEEMIGFSSDIRSATEGRASWNTENAGFRVLVDNLQREKIMEIRERKGMKLELPQSIDYF, from the coding sequence ATGGGCCGACGAAAGAAGATCGTTCAAGAGTGTGAGCGGCTGATGGATGAGCCGGATAACATCCGGAACATCGCCATCGCCGCCCACGTCGACCACGGGAAGACGACGCTCTCCGACAACCTGCTGGCCGGTGCCGGCATGATCTCCCAGGACACCGCGGGCGAGCAGCTCGCGATGGACACGAAGGAGGACGAGCAGGAGCGCGGCATCACCATCGACGCGGCGAACGTTTCGATGACCCACGAGTACGAGGACACCAACCACCTCATCAACCTCATCGACACGCCGGGCCACGTCGACTTCGGCGGCGATGTCACCCGTGCGATGCGCGCGGTCGACGGCGCCTTAGTGGTCGTCGACGCCGTCGAGGGCGCGATGCCCCAGACCGAGACGGTGCTCCGGCAGGCGCTCCGCGAGGGCGTGAAGCCGGCGCTGTTCATCAACAAGGTCGACCGCCTTATCTCCGAGCTTCAGGAGGGGCCACAGGAGATGCAGGAGCGGCTGATGTCCGTCATCGCCGACGTCAACGAGCTCATTCGCGGAATGGCCGAGAACATGGACGACATCCCCGAGGACTGGACCGTCTCCGTCGAGGACGGAACGGTCGGGTTCGGCTCCGCGCTGTACAAGTGGGGCGTCTCGATGCCGTCGATGCAGCGGACCGGCATGGACTTCGGCGACATCATGGACCTCGAACAGAACGACAAACGCGACGAGCTCCACGAGCGGACGCCGCTTTCGGACGTCGTGCTCGATATGGTCTGTGAGCACTTCCCGAACCCGGTCGACGCCCAGCCCCGTCGTGTCCCGCGTATCTGGCGCGGCGACGCGGAGAGCGAGCTGGCCGACACGATGCGGATGGTCAACGAGGACGGCGAGGTCGTCTTCATGGTCACCGACATCTCCATGGACCCGCACGCGGGCGAGATCGCGACGGGCCGCGTCTTCTCCGGGACGCTGGAGAAGGGCCAAGAGCTGTACGTCTCCGGTACTGCGGGCAAGAACCGGATCCAGAGCGTTGGGCTCTTCATGGGGTCCGAGCGCGAGGAAGTGGACCGCGTTCCGGCCGGGAACATCGCGTCCGTCACCGGCCTGCGCGACGCCATCGCAGGCTCCACCGTCTCTTCCGTGGAGATGACGCCGTTCGAGTCGATCGAGCACATCTCCGAGCCGGTCATCACGAAGTCCGTCGAGGCGCAGAACATGGACGACCTGCCGAAGCTCATCGAGACGCTCCAGCAGGTCGCCAAGGAGGACCCGACGATCCAGATCGAGATCAACGAGGACACGGGCGAGCACCTCATCAGCGGGCAGGGCGAGCTCCACCTCGAAGTGATCACCCAGCGGATCCGCGACAACCAGGGCATTCCGGTCATCACCGGCGAACCGATCGTGGTCTTCCGCGAGCAGCCCCAGGAGGCCTCCCGCGAGGTTGAGGGGCAGTCGCCGAACCGCCACAACAAGTTCTACCTCACCGTCGAGCCGATGGCTCAGGAGATCGTTGACGCCATCCAGCTCGGCGAGGTTTCGATGGACATGCCCGAACTGGAGCGCCGCGAGGCGCTGCAGGAGGCCGGCATGGACAAGGACACGTCCCAGAACGTCGAGGACATCCACCGAACCAACATCCTCATCGACGACACGAAGGGGATTCAGCACCTCAACGAGACGATGGAGCTCGTCTTGGAGGGGCTTCAGGAGGCCCTCGATGACGGGCCGCTCGCCGCTGAGCCCGTTCAGGGGTCGCTGTTCCGCTTACACGACGCGAAGCTCCACGAGGACACCATCCACCGCGGTCCCGCGCAGGTTATTCCCGCGGTCCGCAACGCGGTCCACCGCTCGCTGATCGACGGCGAGGTCCGCCTGCTGGAGCCGATTCAGGACGTTCGTATCGACGTTCCCTCGGAGCACATGGGCGCGGCGTCCGGCGAGATTCAGGGTCGCCGTGGCCGCGTCGACGACATGTATCAGGAGGGCGACCTCATGGTTGTCGAGGGCATCGCGCCCGTCGAGGAGATGATCGGGTTCTCCTCTGACATCCGCTCGGCCACTGAAGGCCGCGCCTCGTGGAACACCGAGAACGCGGGCTTCCGCGTGCTCGTCGATAATCTCCAGCGCGAGAAGATTATGGAGATCCGCGAGCGCAAGGGCATGAAGCTGGAACTGCCGCAGTCGATCGACTACTTCTAA